The Brevibacillus brevis genome contains a region encoding:
- a CDS encoding TetR/AcrR family transcriptional regulator codes for MPLSEEQVLKMKQKRETILQQAILLFAEHGYNDTTIAKVAKASGVSFGSVFTYFENKDQLFHAAVTEPLQEHSVKLLDFDPKASEPLLELERMVTNHIKVFAAFDSYLRLVVQVVGYYNRFAHSFAELDAFHNTFRTKIAELLINGQEKGLLHVQDPKYVATAYMSLLIGLRVNLTDEPQSNMWEKFVPFAMQLFGPKNR; via the coding sequence ATGCCACTTTCGGAAGAACAAGTGCTAAAAATGAAGCAAAAGCGGGAAACGATTCTCCAGCAGGCAATTCTCCTGTTTGCCGAGCACGGTTATAACGATACTACCATTGCAAAAGTCGCGAAGGCATCAGGAGTGAGCTTTGGCAGTGTTTTCACGTACTTTGAAAACAAGGATCAGCTCTTTCATGCAGCGGTCACGGAGCCATTGCAAGAGCATTCCGTTAAACTGCTTGATTTTGATCCCAAAGCATCTGAGCCATTATTGGAATTAGAGAGAATGGTGACCAATCACATCAAGGTCTTCGCCGCGTTCGATTCGTACTTGCGACTGGTCGTACAAGTAGTCGGCTACTACAATCGTTTTGCCCATTCTTTTGCTGAGCTAGATGCGTTTCACAACACCTTTCGTACGAAAATTGCCGAGCTTTTGATCAATGGACAAGAGAAAGGACTCTTGCATGTCCAAGATCCCAAATACGTGGCGACAGCATATATGAGCCTGTTAATTGGTCTGCGTGTGAATTTGACCGATGAACCACAAAGCAACATGTGGGAAAAATTCGTTCCGTTTGCCATGCAGCTTTTTGGACCGAAGAATCGCTAG